A section of the Methanococcus vannielii SB genome encodes:
- a CDS encoding energy-coupling factor ABC transporter permease, translating into MHIMEGFLPPMWAAIWFLISGIVVIYGIIQLNKLISEKPEIKPTLALAGAFMFVLSSLKLPSVTGSCSHPTGSGLGAVMFGPAITAVLATIVLLFQAVLLAHGGLTTLGANIFSMGIMGPLIGYIVFKLLKGKINITWAVVLAAIFANWGTYVVTSIQLALAYPIPDFGTALSNFGTVFAITQIPLAIMEGLLTGLIWDYIMKLRPDLLSKLGIIDGKLNNGGAQ; encoded by the coding sequence GTGCACATTATGGAAGGTTTTTTACCGCCGATGTGGGCTGCAATTTGGTTTTTAATTTCTGGAATTGTTGTAATTTATGGAATAATTCAGCTAAATAAATTAATTAGCGAAAAACCAGAAATTAAACCCACACTTGCACTTGCAGGAGCATTTATGTTTGTGTTAAGTTCATTAAAACTTCCATCGGTTACTGGAAGTTGTTCGCACCCAACAGGTAGCGGGCTTGGTGCAGTTATGTTTGGACCGGCAATTACTGCGGTTTTGGCAACTATTGTACTTTTATTTCAGGCAGTACTTCTTGCACACGGAGGTTTGACCACTCTTGGTGCAAACATATTTTCAATGGGTATAATGGGCCCCCTTATTGGATATATCGTGTTTAAATTGTTAAAAGGAAAAATAAACATTACATGGGCAGTTGTGCTTGCTGCAATATTTGCAAACTGGGGGACGTATGTTGTAACATCAATACAGCTAGCTTTGGCATACCCGATACCTGACTTTGGAACTGCGCTTTCAAATTTTGGAACAGTATTTGCAATTACACAAATTCCACTTGCAATAATGGAAGGTTTATTAACTGGACTTATATGGGATTATATCATGAAACTAAGGCCTGACCTCCTTTCCAAACTTGGAATTATTGATGGTAAGTTAAATAATGGAGGTGCCCAATAA
- a CDS encoding energy-coupling factor ABC transporter substrate-binding protein, whose translation MELKHVLMIIGIIILTIAPLVMYSGLTEEDGYFGGADGAASDLIMELSPEYEPWFEPFWEPPSGEIESLLFALQAAIGAIIIGYFFGYNKAKYDFESKN comes from the coding sequence ATGGAATTAAAACATGTTTTAATGATTATAGGCATAATTATTCTTACAATAGCACCGTTAGTAATGTATTCTGGACTTACAGAAGAGGACGGTTACTTCGGAGGTGCAGATGGTGCTGCAAGTGACTTAATCATGGAATTAAGCCCAGAATACGAACCGTGGTTTGAACCATTTTGGGAGCCTCCAAGTGGGGAAATAGAAAGCCTTTTATTTGCACTCCAAGCTGCAATAGGTGCAATAATTATAGGTTATTTCTTTGGATACAATAAGGCAAAATATGATTTTGAATCTAAAAACTAA
- the cbiQ gene encoding cobalt ECF transporter T component CbiQ — MADSFLIDNIANYNSLRDKNPILKVVFAVSSLIVSVISSSFLVPLLIALIMSMILIFFAKVPKKIYINLLLVPIFFGIFSFFLMIFLFGDVVWASFEVFGFKINILKDGFELGLLTFSKMVGGVCCTLFLALTTPFTEIFYILKKLKVPESFLEISMLTYRYIFVLLGDTIIMSHSQKTRLGYMGLKNCYRSLGLLMGSLLIKSLDKGDFIYTTLSSRGYSGNLMFFGEIPYPKTSYFVYLFGFEIFLVSLNYI; from the coding sequence ATGGCAGATAGCTTCTTAATTGATAATATTGCAAACTACAATTCATTAAGGGATAAAAATCCAATTTTAAAAGTAGTATTTGCAGTATCTTCGTTAATTGTTTCTGTCATCTCTTCATCTTTTTTAGTGCCGTTATTAATCGCATTAATTATGAGTATGATTTTAATATTTTTTGCAAAAGTTCCAAAAAAAATCTACATTAATCTTCTTTTAGTCCCTATTTTTTTCGGCATTTTTAGTTTTTTTTTGATGATTTTTTTATTTGGAGATGTAGTATGGGCTTCTTTTGAGGTATTTGGATTTAAAATTAATATTTTAAAAGATGGATTTGAGTTAGGCCTTCTAACGTTTTCAAAGATGGTCGGGGGAGTCTGTTGTACCTTATTTTTAGCACTTACAACGCCATTTACAGAAATATTTTACATATTAAAAAAGTTAAAAGTTCCAGAATCATTTTTAGAAATATCTATGCTGACGTATAGATACATCTTCGTCCTTTTAGGGGATACGATTATAATGAGTCACTCTCAAAAGACACGTTTGGGATATATGGGTTTAAAAAATTGCTACCGTTCGTTAGGGCTTTTAATGGGAAGTTTACTTATAAAATCTCTTGATAAGGGCGATTTTATATATACTACATTGAGTTCAAGAGGATATTCTGGAAACTTGATGTTTTTTGGAGAAATACCTTATCCAAAAACTTCATACTTTGTATATCTCTTCGGATTTGAAATCTTTCTTGTTTCTTTAAACTATATCTAA
- a CDS encoding ATP-binding cassette domain-containing protein: MVILETKDLSYSYPDGTVALKGLNFKAEEGEMIAILGPNGAGKSTTFLHFNGILKPSSGKVFLKGKPISYDNKSLLNVRKTVGIVFQNPDDQLFAPTVEQDVAFGPMNLGFSKEDVEKKVKEALKAVSMEGFEKKPPHHLSGGQKKRIAIAGILAMNPEIIVLDEPTTGLDPLGASQIMKLLYELNKKGITIIISTHDVDLVPVYASKVYLLSNGKIIMGGTPKEIFSNPKIVRNANLRLPRVAHLIELLEKEDNLGIKIGYTIGEARQNIKEFIQGG; this comes from the coding sequence ATGGTTATTTTGGAAACAAAAGATTTAAGTTACTCATATCCTGATGGAACAGTTGCGCTTAAAGGCCTAAATTTTAAAGCCGAAGAGGGCGAAATGATTGCAATTTTGGGGCCCAATGGAGCTGGAAAATCAACAACATTTCTTCATTTTAATGGCATATTAAAACCTTCAAGCGGAAAAGTTTTTTTAAAGGGAAAACCGATAAGTTATGATAATAAATCACTTTTAAATGTTAGAAAAACAGTTGGAATAGTGTTTCAAAATCCGGATGACCAGCTTTTTGCACCGACAGTTGAACAGGATGTTGCTTTTGGACCCATGAATCTTGGTTTTTCAAAAGAGGACGTTGAAAAAAAAGTAAAAGAAGCTTTAAAAGCCGTTTCAATGGAAGGATTTGAAAAAAAACCTCCACACCACCTGAGTGGAGGGCAAAAAAAACGTATTGCAATTGCGGGAATTTTAGCGATGAATCCAGAAATTATTGTTTTAGATGAACCAACCACGGGACTTGACCCGCTTGGCGCATCGCAAATAATGAAACTACTTTACGAACTAAACAAAAAAGGAATTACGATAATTATATCTACTCACGATGTCGATTTAGTTCCAGTATATGCAAGTAAGGTATATTTATTAAGTAATGGAAAAATTATAATGGGCGGAACCCCTAAAGAAATATTTAGTAATCCAAAAATAGTTAGAAACGCAAATTTAAGGCTCCCAAGAGTTGCACACCTAATAGAACTCCTTGAAAAAGAAGATAATTTGGGAATAAAAATTGGTTACACAATAGGGGAAGCTAGACAAAATATCAAAGAATTTATACAGGGTGGATAA
- a CDS encoding MogA/MoaB family molybdenum cofactor biosynthesis protein, whose amino-acid sequence MHEEISNIKYAVITVSDSRFNDFLSGNKFEDKSGEFLKNELRAEIYFLIPDNKLMLKGLINHISEYCGVDCIVITGGTGLTKRDNTPEVLKEIYEKELEGFKIIFHKLSYDEVGFSTILSRASAGTYQEKIIFSLPGSLNACKTAVQIIKKETGHILGHLK is encoded by the coding sequence ATGCATGAAGAAATTTCAAATATAAAATATGCAGTAATTACTGTTAGTGACAGTAGATTTAACGATTTTTTATCTGGAAATAAATTTGAAGATAAATCTGGCGAATTTTTAAAAAATGAACTTCGTGCAGAGATTTATTTTCTAATTCCAGATAATAAATTAATGCTAAAAGGGTTAATTAACCATATTTCTGAATACTGCGGTGTTGACTGTATTGTAATTACTGGTGGAACCGGCCTTACTAAAAGAGACAATACCCCGGAAGTTTTAAAGGAAATATATGAAAAAGAACTCGAAGGGTTTAAAATAATATTTCATAAGTTGAGTTATGATGAAGTAGGATTTTCAACAATCCTTTCAAGAGCTTCCGCAGGCACTTATCAAGAAAAAATTATATTTTCATTACCTGGTTCATTAAACGCTTGTAAAACTGCTGTTCAAATAATTAAAAA